CAATCTGTTTACATCCCAGTGATGGTTATATTTAGAGGTGGAACTtcatgtttacttttttttctaaaaaaaaaaaatcatacatttctGTAAAAATCCCATTATGCAAATTTACATCAAACTGCCACAATGTAAAAAAGGTTACATTTTCTTGTGAGATTGAGAGGGTTTACACCATGCACACCAGACGCAAGCGGTGCAACACgacaaaagcaaataaaaaccATTAATCAGTGATGGTGTCTACACTAGATCCAGACAACAGACCGATGCTCTGTTCTATTTCTGACGGACTTCAAGCGCTCGTGCTACTTCTGACACGAAGAACAAATGGATTTGCAGCAGTTGTTTTGTCGCATCCAGTGTCAGCCTCAAGCTGTCAAAATACacaggtttttattttattttttagtcgCAATGTGACAGTATCAGCTGATTGTATGAAAGGGtgacaaaatgataaaaaaaagctGACAAAATGATTGCAGGAAGGGGCAGGTTTAAGTGGAAAAAATGATTGGAGAAATGGGTGAGTTCAAGTGGACCttaggcttgttcgacttcATGCAACGCTGTGCAGACCGATCAGCGGCTgtcttgaagcagtgcatgcagATTAAAAATTCTGTCCAACTTGAGACGCCAATACCACACGACTGTGAAACATGGCATCAAAGTACCACGAGAGTGATTCGAGAGTAGTCAGCTGAGTCAGCCAGCGCAGCTTTTCCAGAGCGGCTGCACGAGCTCTGATGATGACAGCTGTTTCATGATTGTCAGGATTCAACACATGACAACAATCACGTGTGTTTcgtttttatttcatgtttattcttcAGTTCTACTAATGCtcacaaatctgtattttttaacagtaaaagctCTTTCATGTAGTCTCAATGTTATATTATGACAGgaattgtgtcatgtttatcaataaaactgataaaaatgtagACCCCACTTTTTGGTATTTAAATAGTATATGCTTATGTTAAACTTTATTAATGCTTGTACAAACAGATGGAGTATTAAGCGATACATAAAATGCTGAATGAAATGCCTCTAAAACATTTGTGTATTTGACAAATATTGCTTTTATTTCACTTaagctgtgataaagtatgcaaatgAAGTGCAGGCATCACTAcgggaagcagaaagtgtctGACTTCACATCTCCGTTTTCATCTCCGCCCCGACTCAACGTGGCAACTCTCACCGATGATGGCTGGTTGCATCCAGCCACAGCCGATGTTGAACACACCTAAAATGATTGAGAAAGAGGCGGGTTTAAGAGGACAAAATGATTGAGAAAGAGGCAGGTTTAAGAGGACAAAATGATTGACAAAGAGGCAGGTTTAAGAGGACAAAATGATTGAGAAAAAGGCGGATTTAAGAGGACCAAATGATTGAGAAAGAGGCGGATTTAAGAGGACAATATTATTGAGAAAAAGGCGGATTTAAGTGGACAAAATGATTGAGAAAGAGGCGGGTTTAAGTGGACAAAATGATTGAGAAAGAGGCGGGTTTAAGAGGAAAAAATAATTGAGAAAGAGGCGGGTTTAAGAGGAAAAAATAATTGAGAAAGAGGCGGGTTTAAGAGGACAAAATGATTGAGAAAGAGGCGGGTTTAAGAGGACCAAATGATTGAGAAAGAGGCGGGTTTAAGAGGACAAAATGATTGAGAAAGAGGCGGGTTTAAGAGGACAAAATAATTGAGAAAGAGGCGGGTTTAAGAGGACCAAATGATTGAGAAAGAGGCGGGTTTAAGAGGACAAAATGATTGAGAAAGAGGCGGGTTTAAGAGGACAAAATAATTGAGAAAGAGGCGGGTTTAAGAGGAAAAAATAATTGAGAAAGAGGCGGGTTTAAGAGGACAAAATGATTGAGAAAGAGGCGGGTTTAAGAGGACCAAATGATTGAGAAAGAGGCGGGTTTAAGAGGACAAAATGATTGACAAAGAGGCAGGTTTAAGAGGACAAAATGATTGAGAAAAAGGCGGATTTAAGAGGACCAAATGATTGAGAAAGAGGCGGATTTAAGAGGACAATATTATTGAGAAAAAGGCGGATTTAAGTGGACAAAATGATTGAGAAAGAGGCGGGTTTAAGTGGACAAAATGATTGAGAAAGAGGCGGGTTTAAGAGGAAAAAATAATTGAGAAAGAGGCGGGTTTAAGAGGACAAAATGATTGAGAAAGAGGCGGGTTTAAGAGGACCAAATGATTGAGAAAGAGGCGGGTTTAAGAGGACCAAATGATTGAGAAAAAGGCGGATTTAAGAGGGCAAATGATTGAGAAAGAGGCGGGTTTAAGAGGACCAAATGATTGAGAAAGAGGCGGATTTAAGAGGACAAAATTATTGAGAAAAAGGCAGATTTAAGAGGGCAAATGATTGAGAAAGAGGCGGGTTTAAGAGGACAAAATGATTGAGAAAGAGGCGGGTTTAAGAGGACAAAATGATTGAGAAAGAGGCGGGTTTAAGAGGACAAAATGATTGAGAAAGAGGCGGGTTTAAGAGGACCAAATGATTGAGAAAGAGGCGGTTTAAGAGGACCAAATGATTGAGAAAGAGGCGGGTTTAAGAGGACCAAATGATTGAGAAAGAGGCGGGTTTAAGAGGACCAAATGATTGAGAAAGAGGCGGATTTAAGAGgaaaaaatgattgagaaaGAGGCGGATTTAAGAAGACAAAATTATTGAGAAAAAGGCGGATTTAATTGGACAAAATGATTGAGAAAGAGGCGGGTTTAAGAGGACAAAATGATTGAGAAAGAGGCGGGTTTAAGAGGACCAAATGATTGAGAAAGAGGCGGGTTTAAGAGGACAAAATGATTGAGAAAGAGGCGGGTTTAAGAGGACAAAATGATTGAGAAAAAGGCGGGTTTAAGAGGACAAAATGATTGAGAAAGAGGCGGGTTTAAGAGGACCAAATGATTGAGAAAGAGGCGGGTTTAAGTGGACAAAATTATTGAGAAAAAGGCGGATTTAAGAGGGCAAATGATTGAGAAAGAGGTGGGTTTAAGAGGACCAAATGATTGAGAAAGAGGCAGATTTAAGTGGACAAAATGATTGAGAAAGAGGCGGGTTTAAGAGGACCAAATGATTGAGAAAAAGGCGGATTTAAGAGGGCAAATGATTGAGAAAGAGGCGGGTTTAAGAGGACAAAATTATTGAGAAAAAGGCGGATTTAAGAGGGCAAATGATTGAGAAAGAGGCGGGTTTAAGAGGACCAAATGATTGAGAAAGAGGCAGATTTAAGTGGACAAAATGATTGAGAAAGAGGCGGGTTTAAGAGGACCAAATGATTGAGAAAGAGGCGGGTTTAAGAGGACCAAATGATTGAGAAAGAGGCGGATTTAAGAAGACAAAATTATTGAGAAAGAGGCGGGTTTAAGAGGACCAAATGATTGAGAAAGAGGCGGGTTTAAGTGGACAAAATGATTGAAAAAAGGCGGATTTAAGTGGACAAAATGATTGAGAAAAAGGCGGATTTAAGAGGGCAAATGATTGAGAAAGAGGCGGGTTTAAGAGGACCAAATGATTGAGAAAGAGGCGGATTTAAGAGGGCAAATGATTGAGAAAGAGGCGGGTTTAAGAGGACAAAATGATTGAGAAAGAGGCGGATTTAAGAGGACAAAATGATTGAGAAAGAGGCGGATTTAAGAGGACAAAATGATTGAGAAAGAGGCGGGTTTAAGAGGACCAAATGATTGAGAAAGAGGCGGGTTTAAGAGGACAAAATGATTGAGAAAGAGGCGGGTTTAAGAGGACCAAATGATTGAGAAAGAGGCGGGTTTAAGAGGACCAAATGATTGAGAAAGAGGCGGATTTAAGAGGACAAAATGATTGAGAAAGAGGCGGGTTTAAGAGGACAAAATGATTGAGAAAGAGGCGGGTTTAAGAGGACCAAATGATTGAGAAAGAGGCGGATTTAAGAGGGCAAATGATTGAGAAAGAGGCGGGTTTAAGAGGACAAAATGATTGAGAAAGAGGCGGATTTAAGAGGACAAAATGATTGAGAAAGAGGCGGATTTAAGAGGACAAAATGATTGAGAAAGAGGCGGGTTTAAGAGGACCAAATGATTGAGAAAGAGGCGGGTTTAAGAGGACAAAATGATTGAGAAAGAGGCGGGTTTAAGAGGACCAAATGATTGAGAAAGAGGCGGGTTTAAGAGGACCAAATGATTGAGAAAGAGGCGGGTTTAAGAGGACCAAATGATTGAGAAAGAGGCGGATTTAAGAGGACAAAATGATTGAGAAAGAGGCGGATTTAAGAGGACAAAATGATTGAGAAAGAGGCGGGTTTAAGAGGACCAAATGATTGAGAAAGAGGCGGGTTTAAGAGGACCAAATGATTGAGAAAGAGGCGGGTTTAAGCAGACAAAATGATTGGAGAAAGGTTTGAGTTTAAGTGGACAAAATGGCATACCATCCGGCATACCTCAGCAGAAAGAAGGTTGTCATTTTACCGGAAGATCCatttatgatattttaattaaaatttcgggattcatttttttaaatgtacatagATGAATCGTTCACATCAAGATCAATAACATCcatttagaaaatatataaGGTCAATTCCCGTTTCATTccgacttaaaggtgccattacCAATATTAGCCATTTTGCTATCTTGCACCACTGAATTATACTGTCCCCTCTTTCGAAAAATCCATGTATAGACATGTTAGCACTAAAAATTACTTGGCACTTCAGAGCATTTTGTCTCGCTAAACAGTAACATCCTGCATTCAGATAGCCGTATTTCTGCCTATAGGGCTATCGCAGAAATGAGTGTGATTTTTCAAGACACCTGATATCTGTTAGTTAAGAGGGAAGTTTTCTGCGTGTCATTCCATAAAACTTGCTTACAGCAATATTAATACGCTCACTCCTTCAAAGAGGTTGACAGGGCAGCCAGCTATCTGCTACAACAACAAAGCTGTGACCGAGTGGATATCACCTTATGTAGTTCGTCAGTTCAATTCAGAACAACTCTAAAGTTGGACTCGATGGTTTCATGAAGAAACTTGTGAAAATAATGACCTATTTCGCATGTCCCAGATTTGCCGAAGCCTTTCTCTCTATTGTGCATCTGTaatgcaggtgatggtgatttatgAGTAGGAGTAAAGGATGTGCCTGAGATTTGATAATTTCCCCATACCCTTCAGCATCACACTCACCCAGGAGATAAGAGACTGGAAATACTGGCTGCGAGTATTAAAACCTCATGTGGGAGCTCTGATTATTTTGTCACTTTCTGTAACTGAATTCCTATTTGTCATGCTGGAGTCTACACTAATCTGAGTGGTGACCACATTACACAAGCTTTCTCACTATTGCCTCACAATGCTGTGAAAAGAAAATAGCAGTGTTGTAGTTTCACCAAataaatttaatacatttgaaaatgttCTGAGGAAATGTGACTGTGGTTGCAATATGCTTGCTTACTCAAGTCAAAAGAGAGGTTCATCCTTCAATGTATGTCTATAGATTTCCCCCCCTTATTTTATTGTTTGCCAGACTGCCTTGAAAAGCAATAGCACACCCCAACAATTTGATGTATCATTTATGTCTGTAGGGACATTAGTAGAGAGTTCCATGCTGAATTgtaatacttttttattattgttttgctcatatttaccaaTATTAGTGTAGGTGGCTGAAGTGAACCTTACCCATGCTATTCCATtcattttgattaatatttctgttttcaCAGGGGCCTTATGCCACGGACTTTGGACAGCCAAATCACCATGGAGAAAACACCGAGTTACTTTGTGACACGGGAGGCACCGCGACGCATCTCAAACATGTCTCGTGAAACAAAGCTGATTGTTGTAGTGCGAAACCCGGTCACAAGGGCGATCTCCGACTACACACAGACCCTGTCAAAGAAGCCCGACATCCCCTCTTTTGAGGAACTAGCATTCAAGAACAGGAGTCAAGGCATCGTGGACACCTCCTGGAACGCCATCCGCATAGGCATGTACATCCTACACCTGGAGAACTGGCTGCAATACTTCCGTCTGTCACAGATTCATTTCGTCAGCGGGGAGCGGCTCATCACGGATCCGGCCGGAGAGCTGGGCCGGGTGCAGGACTTCCTGGGGCTCAAACGCATCATCACAGACAAGCACTTCTACTTCAACCGAACAAAAGGCTTCCCGTGCCTGAAGAAGCCGGAAAGCAGCAGCCAGCCCCGCTGCCTGGGCAAGTCCAAGGGCAGAACTCATGTTCAGATTGACCAGGAAGTCATTGAGCAGCTTAGAGAATTTTATAGGCCATTTAATGTGAAATTTTATGAAATGGTGGGTCATGACTTCAGGTGGGACTGAGGAGGAGGACCTTGGTGAAACCAACCCTGCTCTTCTGATGATGAGTACGTCTTCAAAGGattgttcatccaaaaattcaaattcggtcatcatttactcaccctaacattgttccaaacctgtatgactttctttcttctgtggagcatAAAAGACGATATTTAGAAGAATGTGCTGGTTGCTGTTTACTCATTTTACATAAAGTCATATGGACAGCTTTTATAatacttttatggtgtttttacaccggttttaaagtttgaaagctCCAGTTTATTATATATGCACTActgtgtaaatgttttttttgtcagtaattttttttttttaagaaatatgtttcttaagcagcaactcagcatattttaatgatttctgaaggatcatgtgacactgaatactagagtaatgatgctgaaaattttgctttgccatcacaggaataaactagattttaaaatatattaaaatagacaaCAGCTCTTTTAAAccataatattatttcacaatattactgtttttactgtattactgtgtgatcaaataaatgcagccttggcaggcataagagacttctttcaaaaacattaaaaaaaaaaaaacaatttactgACCACAAATTTTTTAAACTGGTttggagggtgagtaaatgacaaaaatttttgatgacaaaattgtaatttttggtaGAACTATCCATTTGGATCAGTTTGCAGGATGAAATGAAACAGAACACCTCAAACTAATTAAGACCCAGTGctcttaatatattaaaaagataaaatacggggcaaaaaaacaaagatgTATGTACTGTAGCTCAAGAGACTTTGCCTTTGACATGAAATGCTTTAATACATTTAGAACTCGTGCAAGGTCATTAAACGAACAGAATAAGTGAGAAGCTCTTGTTCAGTGTCACAGTGTTTGATATGCACAGCATTGGTTTCATTCATTGCCCTCCTGTTACTGTTTAAAACACTAAACCAAGTCAATCATCTTGATATGAAATAGAAACCCGTAAAGCATACAGTGACTGCTGAGGTGTGTCATTACGTTTATCTCACAAAATGTaacacagaaaaacaaattaaacacaTCCTAAAGaaccacattcactttcatccTCATTGCAGTATGAGAAGTTAATTCAAGTTCTTAAGATCAATGGAAACTTGTTCAACaagttaaaggggtcatgatgTGGATTTTTTCATTgaggttcacttataatgttataaagttttttgcacaaaataaaaataggcctatatatgtggaaaaataatattttcaacCTTCATTCGGACCTCTGTCTGAAATAATCAGCAGATACTTTAAGGCTTTTCAGTAAACCAtcactgttatgattggctaacgCCATTGCGTAGGAAACAGTATCAGCACCCACTCGCTATTGCACATGTTTTGAAAACCTTGTCCATATAAAATCATTTACTTGTGGTTTGTGATACAGCTGCGGTCAGATTTTTCATCTTTCAGCAAACGTTTTTTTTCCATTACACTGTgcctcatttacaaaacaaaatgctccgaacaaacatGTCTCCAAACTTGTctcctcatttaaaaaaaaaaatggtacagTGCTTTGGTTAAAATCCATAAATAAGACAAATATTGTAGGTTTACTCATCTAATGGACTTTTATCTTTCATCTTTTATGTGCAGTGATGTCCTTTATTATGAATGCAGTATTTGCAGCATTTTGATTGAAGCAGGGCCTCAGTCTATCTGTCAGAGTGATAAATCAAGCATTAGTCCTTTAAAACACATCTGTGTGCTCTGAAAAGGTCTACCATTGATTTGCTATGATCATGAAGGAGGAAACAGTGCAATTACTGGTAGAGGCCAGTTTAACCTTCAAAGTAAATACCGAGAAATAAACAGACAGAGCTGAAAATGTCATGAACTTTGAGCTTTTCAGAAGCATCTTGTACCCCTGCCTTAATAAGTAATGTCAACAAAGTCAGGTATGTCTTGTCTGCCTGTCAGAGATGGTTGGAGAGTGTGAAAGTACATTAGGGTGTTATTCTTGTGCATATAAAAGCATCTCACTTAATGGTCAGCCAATATGGAGTTTTCAATGGCTGATGCAGACAGTAATATTTAGAGATGCAGTGACTGATGCATCTCAACTAGAACTCAAGAATCCATATTTTACCAATAACAAggataattaagattaatttcaTTGAGATTTAAATTCAGATGTGTATATAGTGCTGGATGTTAAAGGTATATGCAATTTCAGCCATTTTACTGACTTTTGCAATTTTTCTAACCCAGTCCATAATGACACATCAGCTAAGTAATGCTcccttaatttgttttcttgcTGAGCAGAACCTCTCTCTATTGGGTGGATAGTTCAACCACATGAGCAAAAACATCCCTTATACTAGGCGTACACACAAAAAGTGCTTACATCATCCAGTTGCAACATTAAAGTgctatttctattttatttgaccccTGATGTAACTTAGGGCTATTAAATCATAGCTCTGAAAAGAAGCAGTTAATTCAGGATATAGTCCTATAATAATATGAAAGCAAATTAAAGCATTTAAACTTTAAATAGGCTAGAAAATAATTCCAGGAAACATTTTATAGTCATCTAAACacccctgaaacacacacacacacacacacacacacacacacacacacaacctaGCTGAAGTATTTAACTGAGGTATTTTGCATTTGTACAGTACACCTGTGGTTGTGTAATTGTaaatgtacggaagaggattagtgccaagcaataataaaaaaataaaaccatctcgagattaaagttgttaaaatttcgaggaaaaattcaaaataaaatgttgagaataaactcgttaaatttcgagaaaaaagttgttagataagaacaaattcattaaattatgagaaaaaagtcgagataaaatgttgagaataaagtcattaaatcacgagaaaaaagtcattaatttgtttgactttttttctcataatttaacgaatttgttctcataatctaacgacttttttctcgtaatttaatgacttcattctcataatttaacgagtttattctcaacattttatctcgacccttttctcgaaatttaacgctttttttctcgtaatttaatgagtttatttgcaacattttatctcaacctttttctcgaaatttaacgagtttattgtcaacattttatttagaattttttctcaaaatttaacaagttttttctcaaaatttaacaactttaatctcgagatggttttatttttttattattgcttggccctaatcctcttccgtataaaTGTGTCAGAGTTTTGTTACTGCAGTGCATAATTCATCCATTATTTCCACTACTTCATCAAGCCGCTCTTCTTTAAATCATCTCATGTCTTTGCATTTGTAGTGGGGgcaacgcattacaagtaatgtggaTTATGTagtcagattacttttttcaagtaactagaaaaataatgcattacttttaaattaacaacaaaatatctgagttacgttttcaaataagtaatgcaagttactttgttttcccatttattgactttcctgtccccatgttgataGAAATTGGGAGTAAGTGcggaggtgttgtgtgcgctgtgaaCATGATGCTTATTGTAGTtgtagactaaatgtgaacatacatttactcatctcacttgcacagaacagtattcctcaaaatgaataaaaacagttaaaTGCAAACTTGCAAACtcacaaacctgcaataattaaataacacaaaaatacTTCATGTATGTAATCACACACAATTACCCATTGTCTTTGCTATTAGCCTTCGATTAACCAATTCAACTAAATCAATTTAATCAATATCAATTTAGTTAAACATcacattgttttattatttgttttcaaCCCTGGAGTAGGaatgttgaactttcttctcctgcattttatttttcttcaatccagaatggc
The window above is part of the Chanodichthys erythropterus isolate Z2021 chromosome 3, ASM2448905v1, whole genome shotgun sequence genome. Proteins encoded here:
- the hs3st2 gene encoding heparan sulfate glucosamine 3-O-sulfotransferase 2, which codes for MAYRFLSSRIVPSSNRLSRRFIFIFTISLCFMYLCYSIIFCSGTIMPNQRLEDHRCVHLKNMGSKKLLQKSHYCTISAKARVISDETRAVGLLNLTGNQSKHSAFQKTQDVVDHKQSNNSNSPKYGNKKLPNALIVGVKKGGTRAVLEFIRIHPDVRALGTEPHFFDRNYDKGLDWYRGLMPRTLDSQITMEKTPSYFVTREAPRRISNMSRETKLIVVVRNPVTRAISDYTQTLSKKPDIPSFEELAFKNRSQGIVDTSWNAIRIGMYILHLENWLQYFRLSQIHFVSGERLITDPAGELGRVQDFLGLKRIITDKHFYFNRTKGFPCLKKPESSSQPRCLGKSKGRTHVQIDQEVIEQLREFYRPFNVKFYEMVGHDFRWD